The Procambarus clarkii isolate CNS0578487 chromosome 56, FALCON_Pclarkii_2.0, whole genome shotgun sequence genome includes a region encoding these proteins:
- the LOC123770873 gene encoding facilitated trehalose transporter Tret1-like: protein MKYDLEEASGNSSACQTICYKKEETTYGPSVETAESTRSVIVNGHQTSPEGHSRQNLLHEDSRSAIAPQVFAVLVMALMQLEIGVIVGFSGITLPQMTDPETHNLFLNPSEAALFGSLVNVGGTAGCVVCGPLLVNLGQRVTLLLAIPFLVASWLALALSNSVWLLLTSRTILGLIMSILQSSTGQYIAEIAHKNARGTLAGAISLARQTGGLMVAALGISKLDWRQMGLVYCGLSAIPFFGLLLLPNSPRWLVSQGRVTEAQKALNFFRGKHYDSEEELKGITQHAGDSRRGDSSWQQARLILEPATLRTFCLVAILILLMSLNGSFAMTTYLVPIFQSTEISLDPYITAIIFGSFKVLGTFIHLCIIDRVGRKPILILSYSVCSLCMAAYGVYLYMKESRNVDNIWWLPLAAVFIYILFIGIGQPVFSVLCIELFSTSCRSITGSLIGLVMMFGMFVASQTFPMTVEALGEHGTFWIFSGVCATLTIVSAVALSETRGRSLEEITSNQASNPKSDSNTLPL, encoded by the exons ATGAAGTACGACTTAGAGGAAGCTAGTGGGAATTCATCTGCCTGCCAAACTATATGCTACAAGAAAGAAGAAACTACCTATGGCCCTTCAGTTGAGACAGCAGAATCCACGAGAAGTGTAATTGTGAACGGCCACCAGACCTCGCCCGAGGGACACTCCCGCCAAAACTTGCTTCATGAAGACTCCAGGTCCGCGATAGCCCCCCAG GTGTTTGCAGTCCTGGTTATGGCACTCATGCAATTAGAAATCGGTGTGATAGTGGGATTTTCAGGGATCACGCTGCCACAGATGACGGATCCGGAAACACACAACCTCTTCCTAAACCCGTCAGAAGCAGCTCTTTTTG GAAGTCTCGTGAACGTAGGAGGTACTGCTGGGTGCGTCGTGTGTGGACCTCTGTTGGTGAACCTCGGTCAACGAGTGACCCTCCTCCTGGCCATACCCTTCCTCGTGGCTTCCTGGCTCGCACTCGCTCTTTCCAATAGTGTCTGGCTGCTCCTGACAAGTCGCACCATTCTAGGTCTTATTATGAGCATCCTGCAATCTAGTACAGGCCAATACATCGCCGAAATCGCTCACAAGAACGCACGTGGAACTCTCGCTGGAGCTATTTCACTTGCTAGACAAACTGGTGGTCTAATGGTAGCTGCCCTAGGAATTTCGAAGCTCGATTGGCGACAAATGGGCTTAGTTTACTGCGGTTTATCTGCAATTCCTTTCTTCGGCCTCCTCCTCTTGCCGAACTCCCCCCGCTGGCTCGTTTCTCAGGGCCGCGTTACCGAAGCTCAGAAAGCTCTCAACTTTTTCAGAGGTAAGCATTATGACTCTGAAGAAGAGTTAAAAGGCATCACACAACACGCTGGAGATTCTAGGAGGGGTGACAGCTCTTGGCAGCAAGCACGGCTAATCTTGGAACCAGCAACTCTACGCACGTTCTGTTTAGTGGCAATTTTAATTCTCTTGATGTCATTGAATGGAAGTTTTGCTATGACAACATATTTAGTGCCTATCTTCCAATCGACGGAAATCAGCTTAGATCCATACATCACTGCCATAATATTTGGCTCCTTCAAGGTCCTTGGAACGTTTATTCACCTCTGTATAATTGACCGAGTGGGACGTAAGCCCATATTAATACTGTCTTATTCTGTATGTTCTTTGTGTATGGCTGCTTATGGTGTATACTTGTACATGAAGGAGTCCCGGAATGTTGATAACATTTGGTGGCTCCCACTTGCTGCAgtatttatatacattttatttatCGGTATTGGACAACCGGTTTTTTCTGTATTATGTATTGAATTATTTTCTACATCGTGTCGATCTATTACTGGTTCATTAATAGGTTTAGTAATGATGTTCGGAATGTTTGTAGCATCCCAAACGTTTCCAATGACAGTAGAAGCACTGGGAGAACATGGAACGTTTTGGATCTTCAGTGGTGTGTGCGCAACATTAACCATTGTCAGCGCTGTTGCTCTGTCAGAGACACGGGGGCGCTCCCTGGAGGAGATCACAAGCAACCAGGCTTCGAACCCCAAAAGTGACAGTAACACTTTACCTCTTTAA